The genomic interval ACGAGGATGAGGCGGGTTCTCGGCGGATGGTTCACTGATGCAGGGGCAATGAAGTATTATGTTTCTTGTGGGGCAAAGAAGAAGGCACAGAAGAACAGAGCTAAGTTAGTGAAGAGATTAGAGAAGGAACTCTCAGCATTTTACTCCATGAGCTCTGGAGTTGAGCCTGGTGTTGGTTTGAATGAGGAGCCTAAGATTTAAATGATCTCTGTGATCGAGTCTTCTAATTGCTTTCATTGATTTTTGAACTTTTAAGTAAACTTTTTGCATTGCCTTTTGATTGCTTTGAAGTTGAGCTTTACTGTTTGTTAAATTCATGGTATAATTCagtaccaaaaacaaaaaatggatTGCAATGCTGTTGGTTTTGGAATGTGAGTTGCATTCTTGATACAACCAGAAATTGAAAGCAGCTGGTAATTTGTGCAGGATGCTGCAAACCTCTTGTTAACAAAATTGAAAGAACTGAGAGCTGAAGAGAAGCAAatgaagaggagaagaaaaaaagagaaggcgAAAAGCATGAAGAACTGCGGCGACAATGAGTCCTCGAGCTCTTCTTCATCGGAATCCAGTGACAGTGAATGTGAACAAGCTAAAGAGGATGATTGAGGTTTGCATGGGAGGGAAGTGCAAGAAATCAGGTGCATTGGAAGTAATGGAGGAGTTTGAGAAGAAAGTAAGCATTGAAGGTGCTGTTGTTGGCTGTAAGTGCATGGGCAAATGCAGAGATGGATCAAATGTTAGGCTGGTGAACCACAGCAATAAAGAGGATGATCTTGTTAGGCCTTTGACAAATCCTCTTTGTCTTGGTGTTGGTTTAGAGGATGTTTACAGTATTGTGACCAATTTTTGGGGAGAGAAGGATGTGAATCTCTTAGCATAGCAGCTTAAGAGCTTATGTATTTCATCATTCTATTAAGCAATTTTCTTCATAAATTCAAGTTCTACATCACTAGAAAGACTGGTTGCACAGGTATCGTTTGCCCCAGATTGTTGTGTTACTAGTCAAGTTGAAAGAAAATAAGAGTGAGTGAGAAGACACAGAGTGTTTGGAATGAAGActctatatttataaaacaataagTATTCtaggataaatttttttttaaaaggtggattaatcacttaaataaaaatttaccttttgatatatatatatatatatatatattaacatctagaattatatttttatgcttcTAGCTTCTTCTATTCTTCAGTTAtggtgatattttattttgtttcttattcCATTTTTGTTGCTTCTAACTTATTCTATTCTCCACTTTTGGtggtgttttattttattttttattttatttagtcttGGTCGTCTCactcttattgtttttttttgttgtttttgtgtaGTTTCTTGTTGTATCATGTTtgtaatttatccatttttttaaataaataaataaataaataaaataattctattaaatatattataagtgaaaaaaatatactaCGTATATCTTAAATCTtggaatataaaataattatcaaatatatcTCAGATTTTGAGATAAATTATTTACAGAAGTGCCATTAATTTgagatatattattaatttagtatttaaaaatacTTCCCAGTTTTACTTATtagttagaattttttttaggatttttggcatttttttctttttctggatTTTGTAGatttcaacttaaaaaaaattctaactaataaaaaaaaatttaaaattaagcgGGCCGGGCACTCGGAGTAGGTGGTTCCGGCCCGATCTGAGCCCGTTCCGTGCCGTAGACCTTGAATTTTATATCTAGTTATCAGCTCGAAAGGGAAAGAAAACCTCATCTTCAGACCCTCCACCTCGGCTGCGGTTTCTAGGGTTCCTCCAGCGAGGTCAGAGGGCCATCCGTCTTGGTAAACCCCAATTGGATCTTGACTCTTTGTTGCGTTTTACTTGATCTTTGACTCATCTTTTGTGTCGCATGGATCTCGTTTCGATCTCTAATCCATTTGGGTTTTCCTTtcctttgatttgttttcttggtcttgatatgatattcaattctctggaattggactgtgaaaaaaatccaagagttcaaaattattatttgatgtgctatttattgtttttctgaTGAAATGTATGTGGTTTGATGCATTACGATCACAATTTGCTTTTGGTTTGACTTTAGGGTGGGTAAATAGTTCTTTTGTTTGTACATTATGTTATTGAACAAGGTGATCAGTTTCTTGCTTGATGGTgtggaaattttattttctcgCTGATGGGAATGGGAAAAGATGAGGTTTTTATATGGTTGAAACTATGATGTAACGATTTGTTCATTTTAAGAAGAAATGTAATATGGAGTTAAATTGGTCTTTTCTTTAATGTTCCTTCTATAaccttcttcattttttttttttaagactgCTTCTTGTTGCTGCGGGGAAGGAATTGTGAAACAAGTTTTTAAAGACATGTCGAGcactaaaactaaaactaatgaTTCAAAAGGCAAGTATTATACCATTTGAAATTCACACATAATGATAAACTAGTAATTTCGTTACTTTTCCATTGGAGACTGATTTTATATCCATATATGTATTTATCAGGAAGGAAGAAAGAAGTCAAAAAGGAAACAGGTCTTGGCTTAACTTACAAGAAAGATGAGAACTTTGGAGAGTGGTACTCTGAGGTAATGCTGAACTGAAGATTTTGTTAGTTCCTTTGTAGATCTATAAAATTACCTCATTTGTTCTCATTGGGTTATTGGTGAAAGAAATCTAACCAAGCATTGAACTGATTTTTCAGGTGGTTGTTAGTGGTGAAATGATCGAGTACTATGATATTTCTGGCTGTTATATCTTAAGGCCATGGACGATGGCCATTTGGGAAGCACTTCAAGTAAGTAACTCATTGTGTTTTCTCTCCTTTAATAGGGCTCATTCCTATTTTCATGAGTTTTGTGTTCATGCAGATTCAAGATATTGTGATAGCCTTAAGTTTTGTTTCCATTTATTTACCCCCTCGtctgaatttgaaatttttgctCTTAGAAAAATAACTAGAACATTTTTGGCTAACTTttgttactttatttatttatttattgatatttttcatttcatgcAGCTTAaagcttttttgtttttctgtttgtttttttttcttgtggttGAGAGTGCTCAATACTGGTTAATGACATGCAATCTTGAAATGTGCAGGTGTTTTTTGAtgcagaaataaagaaaatgaatatCAAAAACTGTTATTTTCCACTTTTTGTAACTGAAAATGTACTGCAGAAGGAGAAAGATCACATAGAGGGTTTTGCCCCTGAGGTAATTTGTCTATTCCTAGATAGAATAAGTTTTTCTGTTTGTGCCAAGCGTGGGTGCACATGTACTCCCTCACAGGATTGTCTCCATTGCACACTCTAGCATTTAATGGTTAtgtataacaaattaattttttctttcttacaaTCATGTAATTACTGAGATTCTGAACACATGAACTTCGTGTTTTCCTGTTACATCGGCAAGTTTTCACAGATATTGTGAAGAACAAAACGGTGGGCATGTGCAAAGTGAAATTAGATAAGTTAATGACCAATTTTATTAGCCATTCTCGAAACTGTTGTTGCTTTCATTGAGTTCTCAAAGCAATTATTCCCATGTCCTCATGAATGTGAATGGATTCTTATCTTGTTGATCACTGTAAATATAACTGTAGTCCCATATCTTTCTTGTGTTCTTTTTACAATAGAAAGTGCATAGGTATTCAAGCCAGGTTTCCTATGTGTTTAAgtttattgattcattttcaaAAAGTGGCATCTGTAAAGaacatttttatgaaaaaaagataatgaCATCAGCAGCCAGAGAGGAAGTTGAAAATGGAAAGTTCTTCTCATTCTCATAACAATAAGCCAAAAAAGGTGGTGACATATTTACTTTTGCTTATAAATATCAAACATGACTTGGTTCACTTTGGTCTTTTTTTACTCTTAAAGATTTTGTCTTTGTGATCATTCAAATGTAGACTGATGATGCTTACAGATAAAATATCTTGTGATTTAGAATATCTTTGTTATGCATTATTTAATTGGGTTCACATAGCAGTTGCAACTATGTATATTGCATTTTAATCTTTCCTCTCTTTGTATAGGTTGCTTGGGTCACCAAATCAGGACAAAGTGAGTTAGAGGTCCCAATAGCCATTCGTCCTACAAGTGAGACTGTGATGTACCCATACTACTCTAAATGGATTAGGGGGCATCGTGATTTACCCTTGAAGCTTAACCAATGGTGCAATGTGGTGAGATGGGAGTTCAGCAACCCAACTCCATTTATCAGGTACTCCATTGTCATGCCTCCAGAAACAATTTTTTATAGGTTGTTCTGTATACTTTGTGGCGTATGGGGCTGAGATAGCTAGTGGCAGCTGTTACCCATCAGTCGTAATGTACATGAACAAGGAGAGTCCAATTGGTTTCTATACCCGCTCCCAATGTTTACAAGGAGATTCCAAACCTTGCTAGTTGTTTGCAACATCTCAACACCAATGACAATGGGATATTTTTCTTCCATATATTAAGATGCCTTAAGCTTGATAGTTACATAAAGAATGACCCATAccttgtgttttatttgattatcaATTTAACCAGTTCACAAGACACCAATGTGGACCATTTAAAAGGGGCTAATCTTCATTATATGGTTTGTAGTgtttgttgtaaattttatgcATGCAATATTAGTTGGCATGGAATTTATTCTTAGCATTAATATTCAACTAAAATGGTAGATCTTTAAGTTTTGGCATCATCACATATTTTATGTGCATTTGCATGATGACAGCTATGTTAATGTTCCTCACTGAAACTTGTTCTGCATGATCTCAAGCAATaattcttttggtttttgttgcCAAGCTTCATTTGTTGCACCTTGGTCTGAGTGGGCAATGCACTAACTTTTGTAGGAGTCGGGAGTTCCTTTGGCAAGAAGGGCATACTGCTTTTGCGACAAAGGAAGAAGCAGATCAGGAGGTATGGAAGCAGTGCACTGTGATATTGTTGTGGGCATTTGATATAGTATGCAAAAGTTTATGCTTGTTTCCTTCTAGATGATTGATTTCAATATGAGAAGGTTCACAGGCCAaataacatttagtgttacgtATGTCGTCCACCTTGGATATGAAGGATTAATTATGTGGGATCTCTCCTGGATATGAAGTGAATATTCTCTAGAATTTCAAAATGCTGAACAAGTTGATTTCTTATGGATTGTTGATTTTATGAATAAGGTGTCattctataaaattttgttGATGGAATATCAAAATTACGCCATTAATTCAAATAGTGCAAGATTTTGATGTTCTTAGAAGTTGTAGAAGTTGCATAACTGGTTCTTTTCATTCTCTTCATTGTTggaggatgattttttttttttttaaagatgttTATTTGTGTGTCTGTGTCATGTCTTCAGTTTATGACAATTCTTACGTCTTGTTCAtgataatttgtttgtttgcatTGCACATGTTTCAGGTTCTTGATATATTGGAACTGTACCGTAGAATATATGAAGAATACCTAGCAATCCCAGTTGTGAAGGGAAAGAAAAGTGAGCTAGAGAAATTTGCTGGTGGTCTTTATACTACAAGTGTTGAGGTACTGATAAAATAACTTATCTGTATAATGTAAATTCTGGTTGATTTTTAGCTCTCCTTTATCCAGTTTGTACAACTAATTTAGTGCATTCCAGGCTTTCGTTCCAAACACAGGTCGTGGTGTACAAGGTGCCACCTCGCATTGTCTTGGTCAAAATTTTGCTAAGATGTTTCAGATAAATTTTGAGAATGAGAAGGGTGAAAAGGCAATGGCATGGCAAAACTCATGGGCTTACAGCACTCGAACGGtatatttttcttgataatTATAGTTAGTGACACTGTTTGACAATTGACCCATGAGATAAATGTCGTCTATATGCTAAGTGATACTTTTGACAGATCGGGGTGATGGTTATGGTTCATGGTGATGACAAAGGATTGGTGTTGCCTCCTAAAGTTGCATCAGTACAGATTGTGGTGATTCCTGTACCATACAAGGATGCTGATACACAAGCAATCTTTGATGCGTGCTCAGAAACAGTGAAATCATTGAACGAAGCTGGTTTCAGGGCTGAGGCAGATTTAAGAGATAATTACTCACCTGGCTGGAAGTATTCTCACTGGGAAATGAAAGGGGTTCCCCTGAGAATTGAAATTGGACCTAAAGATATAGCAAATAAACAGGTAATAGGATTATTCCAATTATGGGTCAGTCTTATAACCCTTCTGGATGTAAACTTCCTTCACAGCTATCACGCAATGATATTCTCTGTCAGGACTTAATATTACATTTTCTTCTACAGACTAAGTAATTTTTCTCTGTAGGTACGTGTTGTTAGACGTGACAATGGTGCAAAAGTGGACATCCCTGTAGTCGGTTTGGTTGAACAGGTGAAAGACATACTTTCTACTATTCAAGAGAGCCTGTTTAATGCcgcaaaagagaaaagagatgcCTGCATCAAGGTTGTCAGGACATGGGATGAATTTTTGAAGGCCCTTAATGACAAAAAGTTGATTTTGGCTCCATGGTGTGATGAAGAGGTTTGGAAACTTCATTAAGTCTAAATTCTatctaaaatatattgtttatattcaaGCCCGCTGGGTCTTTTGCATATTTTATAGCAATAACTTGCATGTTCCAAGCTTTGGTGGTGAGGTTGTTAAGCTACGCAGCTAGCTGTTGAGGTGTGGACAGACCAATTGCCTAGAGTTTTAGATTGTTATgactagaaaaataaataaattaatgaaattgttTTGTATAATGTGCGTGGAATAATACAAATCATATTTCAAAACACAATACTTGTCAAGGGCTTTAGTATCTCTAAAATTTTACATGATTATTGACAGTATAATTTGAATATGCAAGTATTGCTATGTCTAACATGAAAATTTGCCACTCTATCAAGTTTAACTGGGTTAGGTTCTAGATAAATTGAGCTGGCTTGAGATATTTTGGTGGGAATTAATTCACCAATCCTTGCTCTTAAATGTTCTATGTAGTTGGTCTAAATTTTCAAATTGCAAAACCACATAAGCTTCAGGGCAAAAACTTCTACCTTAGCAACATGTTCGTTTTTTTTAATCCATCAAACTTCTTATATCTGCATGTTGTGTTGTTGAATTCTGCACTTATTTTTCCCCCtgaatcttatttttatttcctgTATAGGAAGTTGAGAAGGATGTTAAGTTGAAAACAAAAGGCGAGCTGGGAGCTGCAAAGACCTTATGCACTCCTTTTGATCAGCCTGAACTTCCTGAAGGTAACACAGTTACAACCATTTGCTCCTTGTTTCACCAATGAGATTTCTATGTTAAAACTGCTTTTACCatacatgcaaatggaatgAGTTTATTTTGCACTAGATGGTTCTCCAATCTCATTCTACATTCTACATAGCTTTTGCCCAGTTTTCGGTAATACACCTTTATATCAACCTTTAACaagagaaacaaataaataattcaatcaatcaataaataGCATTCCTTTAATGAAGGTGCATACTTTTGCAATGATTTACGCAGACACTCTTTTATTTCATTGGATGATTTGTTTCTCTTG from Dioscorea cayenensis subsp. rotundata cultivar TDr96_F1 chromosome 7, TDr96_F1_v2_PseudoChromosome.rev07_lg8_w22 25.fasta, whole genome shotgun sequence carries:
- the LOC120264670 gene encoding diacylglycerol O-acyltransferase 3-like, which gives rise to MDASGAVLQRAPVMTGDRRLCGTRMRRVLGGWFTDAGAMKYYVSCGAKKKAQKNRAKLVKRLEKELSAFYSMSSGVEPGVVELYCLLNSWYNSVPKTKNGLQCCWFWNDAANLLLTKLKELRAEEKQMKRRRKKEKAKSMKNCGDNESSSSSSSESSDSECEQAKEDD
- the LOC120265506 gene encoding proline--tRNA ligase, cytoplasmic gives rise to the protein MSSTKTKTNDSKGRKKEVKKETGLGLTYKKDENFGEWYSEVVVSGEMIEYYDISGCYILRPWTMAIWEALQVFFDAEIKKMNIKNCYFPLFVTENVLQKEKDHIEGFAPEVAWVTKSGQSELEVPIAIRPTSETVMYPYYSKWIRGHRDLPLKLNQWCNVVRWEFSNPTPFIRSREFLWQEGHTAFATKEEADQEVLDILELYRRIYEEYLAIPVVKGKKSELEKFAGGLYTTSVEAFVPNTGRGVQGATSHCLGQNFAKMFQINFENEKGEKAMAWQNSWAYSTRTIGVMVMVHGDDKGLVLPPKVASVQIVVIPVPYKDADTQAIFDACSETVKSLNEAGFRAEADLRDNYSPGWKYSHWEMKGVPLRIEIGPKDIANKQVRVVRRDNGAKVDIPVVGLVEQVKDILSTIQESLFNAAKEKRDACIKVVRTWDEFLKALNDKKLILAPWCDEEEVEKDVKLKTKGELGAAKTLCTPFDQPELPEGTLCFTSGKPAKKWTYWGRSY